In the genome of Lysobacter sp. 5GHs7-4, the window ATCCACGGCGCCAACGCGCTGCAGGGCCTGGGCGCGTCCGGCGGCATCATCAACATCATCACCAAGCGCGCCCCACGCCAGGACGGCGAGACCTTCCAGGACGTCAGCATCGGCGCCAGCACCGCGCTGCCCAACCAGAGCGACAGCGTCGGCTACCGCGCATCCTACCTGTTCGGCACCCGCAGCGGCGCGTTCGATTTCGTCGGCGGCGTCTCCTACGCCAGCGAGGGCCTGTACTACGACGGCAACGGCGACGCGATCGCGGTCAACGACATCCAGGGCGACCTGATGGACGCGCGCAGCCACAACCTGTTCGCCAAGCTGGGCTGGGAACTCGACGACGAGCGCCGTCTGCAGCTCACCGCCAGCCGCTACGAGCTGCAGGGCAACAACGACTACATCACCGTCAACGGCAACCTCGCCACCGGCCAGCTCGCGACTTCGGCGCGCGGCAGCCGCGAGGGCGAAGGCGCGCGCAACCGCTCGACCTCGCTGGCGCTGGACTACAGCGACAAGTCGCTGGCCGGCGGCTACTTCCGGGCGCAGCTGTACTGGGTCGATTTCAACGGCTTGTACGGCGCCTCCGACTGGGGCGATTTCTGGCGCGACGGCCGCGATCTGCACTGGTGGGACCAGTCGCAGAACGTGTCGGAAAAGCTCGGCGGCAAGTTCAGCTGGTCGCGCGACAATTTGTTCGACCAGCGCCTGCGCATGACCCTGGGCCTGGATTGGGGACGCGACACGACCTATCAGGAGCTGGTGGTCGCGCGCATGAACTGGGTGCCGGAAACCCAGTACGAATCCTGGTCGCCGTTCGTGCAGGCCGAGTGGTGGATCAGCGACAAGGTCATGCTGACCGGCGGCCTGCGCTACGAGCGCGGCAAGCTCAAGGTCGACGACTTCACCACCATCCCCGCCAACGCCGGCGGCAGCCGCTTCGTCGAGGGCGGCACTCCCAAGACCAGCGAGACCCTGCCGAACTTCGGTGTGGTGTTCGAGGCGACCGAGGCCCTGAAGTTCTATGCCTCGTACTCCGAGGGCTACACCGTCGCCGACATCGGCCGCGTGCTGCGCGGCATCACCGCGCCCAACCAGCGCGTCGACAACCTGGTCGATCTGTCGCCGGTGGTGTCGGACAACCGCGAGATCGGCCTGGATTTCGACAACGGCCGCTGGCTGGCGCACCTGGCCGCGTACTGGTCGGACAGCGACCTGGGTTCGCGCCTGGCCTTCGACAACGCCACTCAGAGCTACAACGTGGTGCGCGAGCGCACCGAAATCCGCGGCATCGAAGGCAACGTGGCGTTCCAGTTCTCCGAAGCCGGTCGCGTCGGCCTGGGCTACGCCGGCGCCAAGGGCCGCTACGACAGCAACGGCGACGACCGCGTCGACAGCGACCTGCCCGGCATCAATATCAGCCCCGACCGCGTGACCGCGTTCTGGGACCAGACCTGGACGCCGACGATCTCCACGCGCCTGCAGGGCAGCCGCTCGCTGGATCGCGACTTCGACCTGCGCGGCGCGCAGGTCGCCAGCGCCGACGGCACCACCACCGTCGACCTGCAGGCGCGTTTCGCCCTGCCGGTGGGCAGCCTCAGCCTGGGCATCGAGAACCTGTTCGACGAGCAGTACGTCACTTACTACTCGCAGAGCACGCCGCGCGCCGACACCTATGTCGCCGGTCGCGGGCGCGTGTTCAGCGCGAGCTGGTCGCACCGCTTCTAAACCGCAGCCACCTTCATCGAGCCCAGCATGACGTCACGCCAGGCACCGCACCCGATCAAGCGCCGCGTCCGCGCGGCGTTGAAGTGGCTGCATCTATGGCTGGGCCTGAGCGTGGGCCTGGTGTTCGCGCTGGTCGCGCTGTCGGGCACGGTGCTGGCGTTCCAGCGCGAGCTGCTGGCGTGGTCGCAGCCGGAGCTGGTCGAGCGCGCGCCGCCGTCGTCCGCGCAGCGCGAGGCCGCGCTGGCGCGCATCGTCGCCGACTGGCAGCCGCAGGGCATGAGTTCGCTCGATCTGCCGACCGCGCAGCTGCCGGTCTGGCAGGGCTACTTCCCGAACGGCGAACGGCGCTACTTCGACGGCGCCAGCGGCGAGCTGCTGCTGGTGCGCAACAAGGGCAACGACTGGGTGCTGTGGCTGCGCGACTGGCACACCCATCTGCTGACCGGCAAGGCCGGCGAGCAGGTGCTGGGCGTGGTCGGCCTGATCGCCCTGTTCCTGCTGCTGACCGGTCTGTACCTGTGGTGGCCGCGGCTGGCCGCGCTGGGCGCGAGCCTGCGCTGGTACCGCGGCCCGCCGACGCGGCGCTGGTTCAGCTGGCACCGCGGCGCCGGCGTACTGTGGCTGCCGCTGACCCTGCTGGCGGTACTGACCGGCGTGGGCATGGTGTACGACGGCGCC includes:
- a CDS encoding TonB-dependent receptor, whose translation is MPPRHLLASALLAVLAAPVAHAADEATDLDRVTVSASTSRMPNSEAALPNTITVIDQAQLRQQLAVTQDISQVLANLIPSFSPSRQKLTNGGETLRGRKPLYLVDGVPQSTPLREGGRDGHTVDPAMIERIEVIHGANALQGLGASGGIINIITKRAPRQDGETFQDVSIGASTALPNQSDSVGYRASYLFGTRSGAFDFVGGVSYASEGLYYDGNGDAIAVNDIQGDLMDARSHNLFAKLGWELDDERRLQLTASRYELQGNNDYITVNGNLATGQLATSARGSREGEGARNRSTSLALDYSDKSLAGGYFRAQLYWVDFNGLYGASDWGDFWRDGRDLHWWDQSQNVSEKLGGKFSWSRDNLFDQRLRMTLGLDWGRDTTYQELVVARMNWVPETQYESWSPFVQAEWWISDKVMLTGGLRYERGKLKVDDFTTIPANAGGSRFVEGGTPKTSETLPNFGVVFEATEALKFYASYSEGYTVADIGRVLRGITAPNQRVDNLVDLSPVVSDNREIGLDFDNGRWLAHLAAYWSDSDLGSRLAFDNATQSYNVVRERTEIRGIEGNVAFQFSEAGRVGLGYAGAKGRYDSNGDDRVDSDLPGINISPDRVTAFWDQTWTPTISTRLQGSRSLDRDFDLRGAQVASADGTTTVDLQARFALPVGSLSLGIENLFDEQYVTYYSQSTPRADTYVAGRGRVFSASWSHRF
- a CDS encoding PepSY-associated TM helix domain-containing protein, coding for MTSRQAPHPIKRRVRAALKWLHLWLGLSVGLVFALVALSGTVLAFQRELLAWSQPELVERAPPSSAQREAALARIVADWQPQGMSSLDLPTAQLPVWQGYFPNGERRYFDGASGELLLVRNKGNDWVLWLRDWHTHLLTGKAGEQVLGVVGLIALFLLLTGLYLWWPRLAALGASLRWYRGPPTRRWFSWHRGAGVLWLPLTLLAVLTGVGMVYDGATRSSLRFAFGDGADARKPPKLAAREAAIDWPAVLRAADGRLPGAQLRRIGLPKADSGLVSIRMRAAGEWHPVGRSVVWLDPYRVAVLGVHDATAQDTGARVSEALYPLHGGFVGGRLWQWLVAFTGLVPAFLLVTGFLFWRRRTARR